A single genomic interval of Zunongwangia sp. HGR-M22 harbors:
- the mgrA gene encoding L-glyceraldehyde 3-phosphate reductase, which yields MNKYQPKEDRYIKMKYRRCGKSGIKLPMISLGLWHNFGDIDDLDSARAILRTAFDNGITHFDLANNYGPPYGSAEKNFGKIFAEDFKPYRDELIISSKAGYDMWPGPYGNFGSRKYLIASLDQSLQRMGLDYVDIFYHHRPDPDTPLEETMGALDQIVRSGKALYVGVSNYPADRTAKAAKILKELGTPFLIHQPRYNMIDRWVEEDKLLDTLENAGLGSIVFSPLQQGILTDKYLNGIPKGSRADKEGTYLQKDRITPELVNKVQQLNEIAKERNQSLAQMAVAWLLKDERVSSVLVGVSKIKQLEDNISALDNLEFSSAELENIESILQN from the coding sequence ATGAATAAATATCAGCCTAAGGAAGATAGGTACATTAAAATGAAATATCGCCGCTGTGGTAAAAGTGGCATTAAATTGCCGATGATTTCGCTAGGATTATGGCACAACTTTGGGGATATTGACGATTTGGATAGTGCTAGAGCTATTTTAAGGACAGCTTTTGACAATGGTATTACTCATTTTGACTTGGCTAACAATTACGGACCGCCGTACGGTAGCGCAGAAAAAAACTTCGGAAAAATTTTTGCTGAAGATTTTAAACCCTATCGGGACGAATTGATTATATCTTCTAAAGCAGGTTATGATATGTGGCCAGGACCCTATGGGAATTTTGGTTCAAGAAAATATTTAATAGCAAGCTTGGATCAATCACTGCAAAGGATGGGATTAGATTATGTAGACATTTTTTATCATCACAGACCAGACCCAGACACACCTTTAGAGGAAACTATGGGAGCTTTAGATCAAATTGTAAGAAGTGGTAAAGCGTTGTATGTAGGCGTATCTAATTATCCCGCTGATAGAACTGCCAAAGCTGCTAAGATCTTAAAAGAACTAGGAACTCCATTTTTAATACATCAACCAAGATACAACATGATAGATCGTTGGGTTGAAGAAGATAAGCTGTTGGATACTCTAGAAAATGCTGGACTTGGTAGTATTGTATTTTCTCCGCTTCAGCAGGGAATTTTAACAGATAAGTATTTAAATGGCATACCTAAAGGCTCTCGCGCAGATAAGGAAGGAACCTATTTGCAAAAAGATCGAATTACTCCTGAACTTGTAAATAAAGTGCAACAATTAAATGAAATAGCAAAAGAGAGAAATCAAAGTCTGGCGCAAATGGCTGTTGCCTGGTTGCTTAAAGATGAGCGTGTAAGTTCAGTTTTAGTAGGAGTGAGCAAGATAAAGCAGCTGGAGGATAATATTTCAGCTTTAGACAATCTTGAATTTTCTTCAGCAGAATTAGAGAATATCGAAAGCATACTTCAAAATTAA
- a CDS encoding 5' nucleotidase, NT5C type: protein MKKQSIAIDMDGVMVDVETHFITWYNKEYNENLSREDIRGKSESKAFPVKGIIKKYANSSHFFETAPVMDGAIHAVQKLQENYEIYVVSAAMEFPISFTEKRNWLQNHFPFISWKNIIFCGNKSIINTDFMIDDHPKNLDPFKGETLLFEAFHNLKVKNHSRAKNWKEVLDFFEI, encoded by the coding sequence ATGAAAAAACAATCTATAGCCATAGATATGGATGGTGTGATGGTAGATGTGGAAACGCATTTTATAACCTGGTATAATAAGGAATATAATGAAAATTTATCTCGCGAAGATATAAGAGGTAAATCTGAATCTAAAGCTTTTCCTGTAAAGGGCATTATAAAAAAGTACGCAAATTCATCACATTTCTTCGAAACTGCTCCAGTTATGGATGGAGCTATACATGCAGTACAAAAACTACAAGAAAACTACGAAATTTATGTGGTCTCAGCCGCTATGGAATTCCCAATTAGTTTTACTGAAAAAAGAAACTGGCTACAAAATCATTTTCCTTTTATAAGCTGGAAGAATATTATTTTCTGCGGAAATAAAAGTATTATCAATACAGATTTTATGATTGATGATCACCCAAAAAATCTTGATCCTTTTAAGGGAGAAACATTACTTTTTGAGGCTTTCCACAACCTAAAAGTTAAGAACCACTCCAGAGCAAAAAACTGGAAAGAAGTTTTAGATTTTTTTGAGATTTAA
- a CDS encoding RidA family protein: MKKQIIKTEKAPAPIGPYNQAVKTGNMIFISGQIAINPVTGNLETGDLESETKMVMDNLKAILTEAGCTFENVIKTSIFISDMNNFSKINEIYATYFEAETAPARETVEVANLPKFVNVEISAIAVIE; the protein is encoded by the coding sequence ATGAAAAAACAAATAATAAAAACTGAAAAAGCCCCTGCTCCTATTGGTCCTTACAATCAGGCTGTAAAAACCGGAAATATGATTTTTATTTCAGGACAAATAGCAATTAATCCGGTAACCGGAAATTTGGAAACTGGAGATTTAGAATCGGAAACTAAAATGGTTATGGATAACCTAAAAGCGATTTTAACTGAAGCTGGATGCACATTCGAAAATGTGATTAAAACCTCTATTTTTATAAGTGATATGAATAACTTCAGTAAAATTAATGAAATTTATGCAACTTATTTTGAAGCTGAAACTGCTCCTGCAAGAGAAACTGTAGAAGTTGCCAATTTACCGAAGTTTGTAAATGTAGAAATAAGCGCTATTGCGGTAATAGAATAA
- a CDS encoding phosphatase PAP2 family protein has translation MKLKSFNLKLYFQSLLLVITTSVVSQEGTPEFNSTFNNPDESTWETLKSDAELMFGGLKYTYSRPFQWQNDDIGLFLGTAIGTAGLNLMDEEAHQFFRDQEEDVPGVIKEFGWYFGSPQNNYGVTGLIYFTGLFTKSPKIRRTGILMISAASSAGLIQTISKNIAGRARPGDGRDRLSFKPFSKEGTYHSFPSGHTILSFTTFYALSKQFESPWVKGGLYLAGMVSPVSRLWQGAHWLTDVALSMALTIAVVDSVDKYLDQQTLMKNNPELRKETKVSWHLTMGAGTIGVVGKF, from the coding sequence ATGAAATTGAAAAGCTTTAATCTAAAGCTATATTTTCAGAGCTTACTTTTAGTAATAACAACTTCAGTAGTGTCTCAGGAAGGAACTCCTGAATTTAATTCTACTTTCAATAATCCAGATGAATCGACCTGGGAAACCCTAAAAAGTGATGCTGAACTTATGTTTGGCGGATTAAAATACACGTATTCTAGACCTTTCCAATGGCAAAATGATGATATCGGTCTTTTTTTGGGAACGGCTATAGGAACCGCAGGACTGAATCTTATGGATGAAGAAGCTCATCAATTTTTTAGAGATCAAGAAGAAGATGTTCCGGGCGTTATCAAAGAATTTGGATGGTATTTTGGAAGTCCGCAGAACAACTATGGAGTTACCGGATTAATCTATTTTACTGGATTATTCACTAAAAGTCCTAAAATTAGAAGAACGGGAATTTTAATGATTTCAGCAGCAAGTAGTGCAGGACTTATACAAACTATTTCTAAGAATATTGCGGGAAGAGCCCGTCCCGGCGATGGTAGAGATCGATTATCTTTTAAACCATTTTCTAAAGAGGGTACTTACCATTCCTTTCCTTCAGGACATACCATATTATCATTTACGACATTTTACGCTTTAAGCAAGCAATTTGAAAGTCCCTGGGTTAAAGGAGGTTTATACTTAGCAGGAATGGTTTCACCAGTATCCAGACTCTGGCAAGGAGCTCACTGGCTTACCGATGTGGCTTTAAGTATGGCTTTGACTATCGCCGTAGTAGATTCGGTAGATAAATATCTTGATCAGCAAACATTAATGAAAAATAATCCTGAATTAAGAAAAGAGACCAAAGTGAGTTGGCATTTAACCATGGGCGCTGGTACGATAGGTGTTGTAGGAAAATTCTAG